A genomic stretch from Schistosoma haematobium chromosome 2, whole genome shotgun sequence includes:
- a CDS encoding hypothetical protein (EggNog:ENOG410WJ8A~COG:K), with the protein MSISQMHYIPLNEQINLLTTFTATTTTTIATQTGATESYPPILLVNSLGPGYPQTTTCLSTTLTNTTSTDPPISSTSTVILSHNDECISLSHSGAVVNCIDENIDPLDSPTSIDSSQQFTKDQIEPLNTFEIAATVRDLLTKHNISQRQFSRHILKLSQGTMSELLSKPRPWYRLTARGRDSYRRLQAWISDPNNVNSLKNTQRRRTETTQSTCEITSLNNQQSLLFPNSNPVPTPCQKDFSLTKSKSISPFVYRNDIEPLSVLTSRPEKTELIYDLETQKSNDSHHSHHHHHQQTSKETHYSHRSLMKSSESVHPDENIGSKEEQETERRINQILLAAKAAMDYEKQIKANGLTEKINSDLFDSTSTIKQHQSPLSDCQIGIYNDNSPSVSAISISDGDSQTTATTTTTNNNNNNNNNNTTVTTSGSIINSFESTVATSLINENNAVYHHSSSSHLSPYPNNLLRHGINISSNSSTVSNHNSSFNNVNNLSCTPTVCYGSLQTCPSVNEITICSKLPSSQLVTSSLPVCSNNTVVHATQQSMPIMSNGITVSDLLKLFTTQLTNNPINSNKPVIFDSTLDNNNNSPYPSKVQSTITLPCALNTSKNVTNSNQNILFNSNLPLLANSSSISSPYSINNTIIKQDDCAPIYTPLRTTITTTTPVITNEFPMPILSPSIIKLNNHLPIPPLGIQPVSTPLFSQTSNSTSTSLSSSPMSLQQTLMLLASAATASVPLKTPSTLANSEHINMNQWNHEDSNTATINAPATITTNTTTTTVPLLTNNDTVHHHNPYETADDNLSDSSYINNTMLSLQRVVLPPLKQEDIDKYSELSTEEITHRTRSILSQYSISQRLFGAYILGLSQGSVSDLLARPKPWKLLTQKGREPFIRMQLFLNNPDHIIKLLQSCSCQSGIIHSNHQSDINISSNISMQQQCIDQTVPPPSSTTTFGNALSILNPSLYDSQAMYSGQTIDCSLFEPITSPSGSPTPNSIQNECSNENEIVLPLNNNNNINQNSSVYQRPSSKKVMELATSLTDLDTTSMCGKIKELLQRHSIPQRLFGDVVLGMCQASVSDILSKTRPWSHLSNKARIPYVRLHLWLQEPDHLEMLKAAQANIKTFSRPNSNVKIIQGHETSTIQQQQQQISDLSCEYLPSIKPESSDIVTSSDLRSKQHSSSSIAITTTTTTTASRKRTPSLSSSPSSSLCNQESLINSPISNKNSKLLKIDKSQIILSPNNNNKIKSATINNSSQIAPIDHLNEYERQSLFDIAKAATTVMLLASNSNSCRQNQIKSKLLTNSKKKSNNNLSKCKRHQVISSGSSRSLRRRLCNISQSQQDALISACSEHQLPLSTETMKSLAQDLCLPYKTILSWIHNYRTYIQQNNQSKLGIVSDAESDYSIEESNDTLYDNDITLEKQHKPSMATTSTNTATTTDHLTSSSSDRYADKQHLPHNRRKPINPTRLASAVAVANSPGKSIHPATLSNSNEHENSIVPVT; encoded by the exons ATGTCAATAAGTCAAATGCATTATATCCCtttaaatgaacaaattaatTTACTAACAACTtttactgctactactactactaccattgCAACACAAACTGGCGCGACTGAATCTTATCctcctattttattggtaaacTCACTGGGTCCTGGATATCCGCAAACCACAACATGTCTATCAACAACTTTGACCAATACTACCTCAACAGATCCACCTATATCCTCAACCTCTACTGTTATATTGTCCCATAATGATGAGTGCATTTCACTGAGTCATTCAGGAGCAGTTGTCAACTGTATAGATGAGAACATCGATCCATTAGACAGTCCTACATCTATTGATTCGTCACAACAGTTTACGAAAGATCAAATTGAACCATTGAACACTTTTGAAATAGCTGCTACAGTTAGAGATCTTCTTACAAAGCATAATATTTCACAACGCCAATTCTCTAGGCATATACTTAAATTAAGTCAAGGTACAATGAGTGAATTATTGTCTAAACCGAGACCATGGTACAGATTAACTGCACGTGGTCGAGATTCTTATAGACGATTGCAAGCATGGATATCGGATCCAAATAATGTGAATAGTTTAAAAAATACTCAACGTAGACGAACCG AGACTACTCAATCTACATGCGAAATTACTAGTTTAAATAATCAACAATCTCTGTTATTTCCTAACTCAAATCCTGTACCAACACCTTGTCAAAAGGATTTTTCTCTAACAAAATCTAAATCAATCTCTCCATTTGTCTATCGTAATGATATTGAACCGCTAAGTGTTTTAACTAGTCGACCTGAAAAGACAGAACTTATATATGATCTAGAAACTCAAAAGTCTAACGATTCTCATCATtctcatcatcaccaccaccaacaaACTAGTAAAGAAACACATTACAGTCATCGCTCTTTGATGAAATCTTCCGAATCAGTTCATCCAGATGAAAATATTGGGTCTAAAGAAGAACAAGAAACTGAAAGACGCattaatcaaattttattaGCTGCTAAAGCGGCAATGGATTATGAGAAACAAATTAAAGCCAATGGATTAACTGAGAAAATTAATAGCGATTTATTTGACAGTACATCAACAATAAAACAGCACCAATCTCCATTGTCAGATTGTCAAATCGGGATTTATAATGATAACAGTCCATCGGTATCTGCTATTAGTATTAGCGATGGTGATTCACaa actactgctactactactactaccaataataataataacaataataataataataccactgTTACCACTTCTGGAAGTATTATCAACTCTTTTGAATCAACTGTTGCCACTTCATTGATCAATGAAAACAATGCTGTATATCATCATTCCTCATCTTCTCACCTATCACCATATCCTAACAATTTATTAAGACATGGAATAAATATTAGCTCAAATTCTTCTACAGTGTCAAATCACAATAGTTCTTTTAATAATGTCAACAATTTATCATGTACTCCTACTGTATGTTATGGTAGCCTTCAAACTTGTCCATCTGTAAATGAAATTACAATCTGTTCAAAATTGCCATCTAGTCAATTGGTAACGTCATCATTACCAGTATGCTCTAATAATACTGTAGTTCATGCTACGCAGCAATCTATGCCAATTATGTCAAATGGAATTACAGTTTCAGATCTT TTAAAACTATTTACTACTCAGTTGACGAATAATCCAATCAATTCAAATAAACCAGTCATATTCGACTCAAcacttgataataataataattctccATATCCTTCAAAAGTACAATCCACCATCACATTACCTTGTGCCTTAAATACTTCAAAAAATGTAACCAACagtaatcaaaatattttgttcaatAGTAATCTTCCATTATTGGCTAACTCATCATCAATCTCTTCACCTTATTCCAtcaataatactattattaaaCAAGATGATTGTGCACCGATATATACACCACTTCGAACAACAATAACTACTACAACACCAGTCATAACTAATGAATTTCCGATGCCTATATTATCTCcatcaataattaaattaaataatcacCTACCGATCCCACCTTTAGGTATTCAACCTGTATCAACACCATTATTCTCACAGACATCTAATTCTACTTCTACTTCTCTGTCGTCATCACCCATGTCCTTACAACAAACTTTAATGCTTTTGGCGTCAGCAGCAACGGCTAGTGTTCCGTTGAAAACTCCATCAACATTAGCGAATTCAGAGCATATTAATATGAATCAATGGAATCATGAAGATTCAAACACTGCAACTATAAATGCTCCggctactattactactaatactacgaCCACTACTGTTCCATTGTTAACTAATAATGATACAGTTCACCATCATAATCCCTATGAAACAGCTGATGATAATTTATCTGATTCAAGTTATATCAATAACACGATGCTTTCACTTCAAAGAGTGGTACTTCCTCCTTTGAAACAAGAAGATATTGATAAGTACAGTGAATTATCTACTGAAGAGATAACTCATCGTACTCGCTCAATTCTTTCTCAATATTCTATTAGTCAAAGACTTTTTGGTGCATATATACTTG GTTTATCTCAAGGAAGTGTTTCTGATCTATTGGCCAGACCGAAACCGTGGAAATTACTTACACAAAAAGGTCGTGAACCATTTATAAGAATGCAGCTATTTTTAAATAATCCCGACCATATAATAAAATTGTTACAATCAT GTTCTTGTCAAAGTGGAATTATCCACTCAAACCACCAATCTGATATAAACATTAGTTCAAATATATCTATGCAACAGCAGTGTATTGATCAGACAgtaccaccaccatcatcaacaacaacatttGGAAATGCACTATCGATATTGAATCCTTCATTATATGATTCACAAGCGATGTATTCTGGACAAACTATTGATTGTTCACTATTTGAACCGATTACAAGTCCATCAGGTTCACCTACACCAAATTCTATACAAAATGAATGttctaatgaaaatgaaattgtgTTGCcgctaaataataataataatattaaccaaAATTCTAGCGTTTATCAAAGACCTTCATCGAAGAAAGTCATGGAATTGGCAACATCTTTAACCGATCTGGATACGACATCTATGTGTGGCAAAATAAAAGAG CTTTTACAACGCCATTCAATACCACAACGATTATTCGGTGATGTTGTATTGGGAATGTGTCAAGCATCTGTTAGTGATATTTTATCAAAAACACGTCCTTGGTCACATTTATCAAATAAGGCAAGAATACCATATGTACGTTTACATTTATGGTTACAAGAACCAGATCATTTGGAAATGTTGAAAGCTGCTCAAGCAAATATCAAAA CGTTTTCACGTCCTAATAGTAATGTAAAAATAATTCAAGGTCATGAAACGTCAACTATAcaacagcagcaacaacaaATATCTGATTTATCCTGTGAATATTTACCATCGATTAAACCGGAATCATCAGATATAGTAACTTCTTCCGATTTAAGAAGTAAGCAACATTCATCATCGTCAATAGCaataacgacaacaacaaccacaacagCATCTCGTAAACGTACAccttcattatcatcatcaccgTCGTCATCATTATGCAATCAAGAAAGTTTAATTAATTCACCGATTTctaataaaaatagtaaattGTTAAAAATTGATAAGTCACAAATCATATTGtcacctaataataataataaaataaaaagtgcCACAATTAATAATTCATCACAAATTGCACCAATTgatcatttaaatgaatatgaacGTCAAAGTTTATTTGATATAGCTAAAGCAGCAACAACTGTTATGCTGTTGGCATCAAACTCTAATTCTTGCAGACAAAATcaaattaaatcaaaattattaacaaattcAAAGAAAAAATCTAATAATAATCTGTCAAAGTGTAAACGACATCAAGTTATCAGTAGTGGTAGTAGTCGTAGTCTTCGTCGTCGTCTTTGTAATATTAGTCAATCACAACAGGATGCATTAATATCAGCTTGTAGTGAGCATCAATTACCTTTATCAACAGAAACTATGAAATCGCTTGCTCAAGATTTATGTCTTCCATATAAAACG ATTTTAAGTTGGATACATAATTATCGAACatatattcaacaaaataatCAGTCTAAACTTGGAATTGTCTCAGATGCTGAAAGTGATTATTCCATTGAAGAATCAAATGATACGTTGTACGACAATGATATTACTCTTGAAAAACAACATAAACCGTCAATGGCGACAACATCAACTAATACGGCAACCACTACAGATCACTTAACATCGTCATCATCAGATCGATATGCGGATAAACAGCACTTACCACATAATAGACGTAAACCAATTAATCCTACTAGGTTAGCAAGTGCAGTGGCTGTTGCAAATTCCCCTGGTAAATCAATTCATCCTGCCACATTATCTAATTCAAATGAACACGAAAATTCGATTGTTCCTGTGACTTGA